A window of Hippoglossus stenolepis isolate QCI-W04-F060 chromosome 16, HSTE1.2, whole genome shotgun sequence contains these coding sequences:
- the rundc1 gene encoding RUN domain-containing protein 1 isoform X2, with product MSTEELSASDSEAMFAGAGERWAPVGAVASPEDESGSGCADQPKQRGSSSATEEEMATQLRRLEEEQDQLNSSLLALTSHFAQVQFRLKQIVHAQSDEKERMLAELEEFAFRGCPHVVGCRAQEAQQLENSSEREKRERLEAQREKQKDLIFQLKTQLDDLEHFAYQEGSYDSLPQSIVMERQKVIIDELIKKLDVNLNEDIGNLSPEELRQRVDAAIAQIVNPARVKEQLVDQLKTQIRDLEMFINFIQDEVGNPLLPDVGLSQQPQAAGTNARTPGMKKKVDPEQAQKMRETGLQLIQKAIAVLQIFAASQFGCATGHVPQSMWPQESAAQDYGPLLQRLEAAVEKVRVLGSHRHPSLEHVVNYTSNTALGPRDELTTSVRKELAIALKDLLAHGLFLPSQTMSLVLAPISCLLPYRPDPQTMHPWDLFVKYYHSKNGKAFVETPARQLSQSFRLPLGGGPVTVTPKQSLLWAIHTVLKEHGRYKRGPDTELKALVCMALNEQRLVSWLNLLCKSETLIHPHYQSWSYMAQTGFEGALRILGRISHLKFNLPVDLAVRQLKNIKDAF from the exons ATGTCCACAGAGGAGCTGTCGGCCTCGGACAGCGAGGCCATGTTCGCCGGCGCAGGGGAGCGATGGGCTCCGGTCGGCGCCGTGGCCAGTCCCGAGGATGAGAGCGGGAGCGGCTGCGCTGATCAGCCGAAGCAGAGAGGCTCGTCCTCGGccacggaggaggagatggCTACCCAGctgaggaggctggaggaggagcaggaccaGCTGAACTCCTCTCTGCTCGCCCTCACCTCCCACTTCGCACAGGTCCAGTTCCGACTGAAGCAGATCGTTCACGCACAGAGCGACGAGAAGGAGCGGATGCTGGCCGAGCTGGAGGAGTTCGCCTTCAGGGGCTGCCCGCATGTGGTGGGCTGCAGAGCGCAGGAAGCCCAGCAGCTGGAGAACTCG agtgagagggagaagagggagcgCCTGGAGGCCcagagggaaaaacagaagGATCTCATTTTCCAGCTGAAGACACAGCTGGATGATCTGGAGCACTTCGCCTACCAGGAGGGCAGCTACGACTCGCTGCCGCAGTCTATCGTCATGGAGAGACAGAAG GTCATCATTGACGAGTTGATCAAAAAGCTGGACGTGAACCTGAACGAGGACATTGGGAACTTGTCGCCTGAGGAGCTTCGGCAGAGAGTCGACGCTGCTATCGCTCAGATAGTGAACCCAGCCCGTGTCAAAGAGCAGCTGGTAGATCAGCTCAAAACCCAGATCAGGGACCTGGAGATGTTCATCAACTTCATCCAGG ATGAGGTGGGGAATCCTCTCTTGCCAGATGTCGGACTCAGCCAGCAGCCACAAGCAGCAGGGACCAATGCCAGAACTCCAGGGATGAAGAAGAAAG TGGACCCTGAACAGGCCCAGAAGATGCGAGAGACTGGCCTGCAGCTGATCCAGAAGGCCATCGCCGTGCTGCAGATCTTCGCTGCGAGCCAGTTCGGCTGTGCGACTGGACACGTTCCCCAGAGCATGTGGCCTCAGGAGTCTGCGGCCCAGGACTACGGGCCCCTGCTGCAGCGTCTGGAGGCAGCTGTAGAGAAAGTGCGAGTGCTTGGCTCGCACAGACATCCCTCCCTGGAACACGTCGTCAACTACACCAGCAACACGGCCCTGGGCCCCCGAGATGAGCTGACGACGTCTGTGAGGAAGGAGCTGGCGATTGCTCTCAAAGACTTATTGGCTCACGGCCTCTTCTTGCCCTCTCAGACCATGAGCTTGGTGCTGGCGCCCATCTCCTGCCTGCTGCCTTACAGACCAGACCCACAGACCATGCACCCATGGGACCTCTTTGTCAAATACTACCACTCCAAAAACGGGAAGGCCTTTGTGGAGACACCAGCCCGCCAGCTTTCACAGTCCTTCAGACTGCCTTTAGGGGGCGGACCAGTGACTGTAACCCCTAAACAGTCTCTGCTGTGGGCTATCCACACTGTGCTGAAGGAGCACGGACGTTACAAGAGAGGACCGGACACAGAGTTGAAAGCGCTGGTGTGCATGGCTCTGAACGAGCAGCGGCTGGTGTCGTGGCTCAACCTGCTGTGTAAGTCAGAGACTCTGATTCACCCGCACTACCAGTCCTGGAGCTACATGGCTCAGACCGGCTTCGAAGGAGCCCTGCGCATCCTTGGCCGCATCAGCCACCTCAAATTCAACCTCCCTGTGGACCTGGCCGTCCGGCAGCTGAAGAACATTAAAGATGCTTTCTGA
- the rundc1 gene encoding RUN domain-containing protein 1 isoform X1 — MSTEELSASDSEAMFAGAGERWAPVGAVASPEDESGSGCADQPKQRGSSSATEEEMATQLRRLEEEQDQLNSSLLALTSHFAQVQFRLKQIVHAQSDEKERMLAELEEFAFRGCPHVVGCRAQEAQQLENSRDLSEREKRERLEAQREKQKDLIFQLKTQLDDLEHFAYQEGSYDSLPQSIVMERQKVIIDELIKKLDVNLNEDIGNLSPEELRQRVDAAIAQIVNPARVKEQLVDQLKTQIRDLEMFINFIQDEVGNPLLPDVGLSQQPQAAGTNARTPGMKKKVDPEQAQKMRETGLQLIQKAIAVLQIFAASQFGCATGHVPQSMWPQESAAQDYGPLLQRLEAAVEKVRVLGSHRHPSLEHVVNYTSNTALGPRDELTTSVRKELAIALKDLLAHGLFLPSQTMSLVLAPISCLLPYRPDPQTMHPWDLFVKYYHSKNGKAFVETPARQLSQSFRLPLGGGPVTVTPKQSLLWAIHTVLKEHGRYKRGPDTELKALVCMALNEQRLVSWLNLLCKSETLIHPHYQSWSYMAQTGFEGALRILGRISHLKFNLPVDLAVRQLKNIKDAF; from the exons ATGTCCACAGAGGAGCTGTCGGCCTCGGACAGCGAGGCCATGTTCGCCGGCGCAGGGGAGCGATGGGCTCCGGTCGGCGCCGTGGCCAGTCCCGAGGATGAGAGCGGGAGCGGCTGCGCTGATCAGCCGAAGCAGAGAGGCTCGTCCTCGGccacggaggaggagatggCTACCCAGctgaggaggctggaggaggagcaggaccaGCTGAACTCCTCTCTGCTCGCCCTCACCTCCCACTTCGCACAGGTCCAGTTCCGACTGAAGCAGATCGTTCACGCACAGAGCGACGAGAAGGAGCGGATGCTGGCCGAGCTGGAGGAGTTCGCCTTCAGGGGCTGCCCGCATGTGGTGGGCTGCAGAGCGCAGGAAGCCCAGCAGCTGGAGAACTCG AGGGATCTG agtgagagggagaagagggagcgCCTGGAGGCCcagagggaaaaacagaagGATCTCATTTTCCAGCTGAAGACACAGCTGGATGATCTGGAGCACTTCGCCTACCAGGAGGGCAGCTACGACTCGCTGCCGCAGTCTATCGTCATGGAGAGACAGAAG GTCATCATTGACGAGTTGATCAAAAAGCTGGACGTGAACCTGAACGAGGACATTGGGAACTTGTCGCCTGAGGAGCTTCGGCAGAGAGTCGACGCTGCTATCGCTCAGATAGTGAACCCAGCCCGTGTCAAAGAGCAGCTGGTAGATCAGCTCAAAACCCAGATCAGGGACCTGGAGATGTTCATCAACTTCATCCAGG ATGAGGTGGGGAATCCTCTCTTGCCAGATGTCGGACTCAGCCAGCAGCCACAAGCAGCAGGGACCAATGCCAGAACTCCAGGGATGAAGAAGAAAG TGGACCCTGAACAGGCCCAGAAGATGCGAGAGACTGGCCTGCAGCTGATCCAGAAGGCCATCGCCGTGCTGCAGATCTTCGCTGCGAGCCAGTTCGGCTGTGCGACTGGACACGTTCCCCAGAGCATGTGGCCTCAGGAGTCTGCGGCCCAGGACTACGGGCCCCTGCTGCAGCGTCTGGAGGCAGCTGTAGAGAAAGTGCGAGTGCTTGGCTCGCACAGACATCCCTCCCTGGAACACGTCGTCAACTACACCAGCAACACGGCCCTGGGCCCCCGAGATGAGCTGACGACGTCTGTGAGGAAGGAGCTGGCGATTGCTCTCAAAGACTTATTGGCTCACGGCCTCTTCTTGCCCTCTCAGACCATGAGCTTGGTGCTGGCGCCCATCTCCTGCCTGCTGCCTTACAGACCAGACCCACAGACCATGCACCCATGGGACCTCTTTGTCAAATACTACCACTCCAAAAACGGGAAGGCCTTTGTGGAGACACCAGCCCGCCAGCTTTCACAGTCCTTCAGACTGCCTTTAGGGGGCGGACCAGTGACTGTAACCCCTAAACAGTCTCTGCTGTGGGCTATCCACACTGTGCTGAAGGAGCACGGACGTTACAAGAGAGGACCGGACACAGAGTTGAAAGCGCTGGTGTGCATGGCTCTGAACGAGCAGCGGCTGGTGTCGTGGCTCAACCTGCTGTGTAAGTCAGAGACTCTGATTCACCCGCACTACCAGTCCTGGAGCTACATGGCTCAGACCGGCTTCGAAGGAGCCCTGCGCATCCTTGGCCGCATCAGCCACCTCAAATTCAACCTCCCTGTGGACCTGGCCGTCCGGCAGCTGAAGAACATTAAAGATGCTTTCTGA